The following proteins are co-located in the Clavibacter capsici genome:
- a CDS encoding GNAT family N-acetyltransferase, which produces MSAPAPAVEAPAYPLAMRPLDPDADAALVHAWVTAPRARFWQMEHATLEEVRAEYASIVADPAREAWIGLHDGMPAFLVEAYDPADDPIGAHLDPLPGDRGMHLLVAPPSGDPLPGFTTAVMRHVVAHLLRDPAVRRLVVEPDVRNARIQRLNELVGFRPLRVVDLGTKHALLSVVDRDDALLPHTPPTDGHPMTLTHDPATGRDRPTERLRPAGADRAAAATPGTPVPAAPAAVEPDPSVHRADHLRPDVWAAATRHLVRKALAEFAHELLIAPERVEPELLPGEPRRPHDPADWAPYRVASADGRSRYAYRARVLELDHWDVDEASIRRTVDGEPAELDATDLVLDLRDRLGITDEVLPVYLDEIQSTLSAAAFSRLRDVPDARGLLTASYAEVESTMDEGHPCFVATNGRIGFDLDDHDRYAPEAGEDVRILWLAVHERLAHFAAIDGLDREAFLDAELGGSARARFRARMAELGIDPAERILVPVHPWQWENVVTVTFAGLVARRDIVLLGTGDDEYGAQQSIRTWANRTTPERCYVKTSLSILNMGFTRGLSPAYMAVTPAINDWVHALVAGDGEFARLGFGILREVASVGVRDARVDAALPPGHPHGKMLSALWRESPVPGLAEGERLMSMTSLLHVDAHGKTVLGELIDASGIGAAAWIRRWLDAYLVPLTHALIAHDLAFMPHGENVILVLRDHVVVRVLMKDIAEEVALFDLERELPEDVRRIRLDIPEGERTLTVFTDVMDGFLRFAAALVADRDDLGPDGLWRVAAEALADHERAHPELAERFSRFDLFTPSFDRSCLNRLQLRDNLRMVDLQAPVMQVHGSLRNPLAIHAGLRPHIV; this is translated from the coding sequence GTGAGCGCGCCCGCGCCCGCCGTCGAGGCGCCCGCCTACCCGCTCGCGATGCGCCCGCTCGACCCGGACGCCGACGCCGCCCTCGTGCACGCGTGGGTCACCGCACCCCGCGCCCGTTTCTGGCAGATGGAGCACGCGACGCTCGAGGAGGTGCGGGCCGAGTACGCGTCGATCGTCGCGGATCCGGCGCGCGAGGCCTGGATCGGCCTCCACGACGGAATGCCCGCGTTCCTCGTCGAGGCCTACGACCCGGCCGACGACCCCATCGGCGCGCACCTGGATCCGCTCCCCGGCGACCGCGGGATGCACCTGCTGGTGGCCCCGCCCTCCGGCGATCCGCTGCCGGGCTTCACGACGGCGGTCATGCGGCACGTGGTCGCGCACCTGCTGCGGGATCCGGCCGTGCGGCGCCTGGTCGTCGAGCCGGACGTCCGCAACGCCCGGATCCAGCGCCTCAACGAGCTCGTCGGCTTCCGGCCGCTCCGCGTCGTCGACCTCGGCACGAAGCACGCGCTCCTCAGCGTCGTCGACCGCGACGACGCCCTCCTCCCGCACACCCCTCCGACGGACGGACATCCGATGACCCTGACCCACGACCCCGCGACCGGCCGCGACCGCCCCACCGAGCGGCTCCGCCCCGCCGGCGCCGATCGCGCCGCGGCCGCGACGCCCGGGACGCCCGTCCCCGCGGCACCCGCTGCCGTCGAGCCGGATCCGAGCGTCCACCGCGCCGACCACCTCCGCCCCGACGTCTGGGCCGCCGCCACCCGCCACCTCGTGCGCAAGGCGCTCGCCGAGTTCGCCCACGAGCTGCTCATCGCGCCCGAGCGCGTGGAACCGGAGCTGCTGCCCGGCGAGCCCCGCCGCCCCCACGACCCGGCGGACTGGGCCCCGTACCGCGTCGCGAGCGCCGACGGCCGGAGCCGCTACGCCTACCGCGCGCGCGTCCTCGAGCTCGACCACTGGGACGTCGACGAGGCGAGCATCCGCCGCACGGTCGACGGGGAGCCCGCGGAGCTCGACGCGACCGACCTCGTGCTCGACCTCCGCGACCGCCTCGGGATCACCGACGAGGTCCTGCCCGTCTACCTCGACGAGATCCAGAGCACGCTGTCGGCCGCCGCGTTCTCGCGCCTGCGCGACGTGCCGGACGCGCGCGGGCTCCTCACCGCGTCCTACGCCGAGGTCGAGTCGACGATGGACGAGGGCCATCCCTGCTTCGTCGCGACCAACGGCCGCATCGGCTTCGACCTCGACGACCACGACCGGTACGCGCCCGAGGCGGGGGAGGACGTGCGGATCCTCTGGCTCGCCGTGCACGAGCGCCTCGCGCACTTCGCCGCCATCGACGGCCTCGACCGGGAGGCCTTCCTCGACGCGGAGCTCGGGGGATCCGCCCGGGCCCGCTTCCGCGCGCGCATGGCGGAGCTCGGCATCGACCCGGCGGAGCGGATCCTCGTGCCGGTGCACCCGTGGCAGTGGGAGAACGTCGTCACGGTGACCTTCGCGGGCCTCGTAGCCCGTCGCGACATCGTGCTGCTCGGCACGGGCGACGACGAGTACGGGGCCCAGCAGTCGATCCGCACGTGGGCCAACCGCACGACCCCGGAGCGCTGCTACGTGAAGACGTCGCTGTCGATCCTCAACATGGGATTCACGCGCGGCCTCTCGCCGGCGTACATGGCGGTGACCCCGGCGATCAACGACTGGGTGCACGCGCTGGTGGCGGGCGACGGGGAGTTCGCGCGCCTCGGCTTCGGGATCCTGCGGGAGGTCGCCTCCGTCGGCGTGCGCGACGCCCGGGTCGACGCGGCCCTGCCGCCCGGCCACCCCCACGGCAAGATGCTGTCCGCGCTCTGGCGGGAGTCGCCCGTACCCGGCCTCGCCGAGGGCGAGCGGCTGATGAGCATGACGAGCCTGCTGCACGTCGACGCGCACGGGAAGACGGTGCTGGGGGAGCTCATCGACGCGTCGGGGATCGGCGCGGCCGCGTGGATCCGCCGCTGGCTGGACGCGTACCTCGTGCCGCTCACGCACGCGCTCATCGCGCACGACCTCGCGTTCATGCCGCACGGCGAGAACGTGATCCTCGTGCTCCGCGACCACGTCGTCGTGCGCGTGCTGATGAAGGACATCGCCGAGGAGGTCGCCCTCTTCGACCTGGAGCGCGAGCTGCCGGAGGACGTGCGGCGGATCCGCCTCGACATCCCCGAGGGCGAGCGCACCCTCACGGTCTTCACCGACGTGATGGACGGCTTCCTGCGCTTCGCGGCGGCGCTCGTCGCCGACCGCGACGACCTCGGCCCCGACGGCCTCTGGCGCGTGGCGGCCGAGGCGCTCGCCGACCACGAGCGCGCGCACCCGGAGCTCGCGGAGCGCTTCTCCCGGTTCGACCTGTTCACGCCGTCGTTCGACCGCTCGTGCCTCAACCGGCTGCAGCTGCGCGACAACCTGCGCATGGTCGACCTGCAGGCGCCCGTGATGCAGGTCCACGGCTCGCTGCGGAACCCGCTCGCGATCCACGCGGGGCTGCGGCCGCACATCGTCTGA
- a CDS encoding epoxide hydrolase family protein: MSAITPFHLDVPQADLDDLRRRLLATRWPEPETVGDTSQGPQLARMRRFVDRWADGYDWRRTEALLNAWGQHTTEVDGLDIHFLHVRSPEPGARPLILTHGWPGSVLEFRHAIGPLTDPVAHGGSAEDAFHLVIPSLPGFGFSGKPAATGWDAARTARAWSELMQRLGYDAWYAQGGDLGATVTSELAALEAAEGIGLRAIHLNMAPFMPTDDEMRDATDEERRMMAETGRYWQEFSGYSQMMSTRPQTVGYALQDSPVGLAAWIYAMFQDVGGSHDEHGDAEALFPLDEMIDDVMLHWLPGTAASAARFYWESARGGWATPGTVEEPITVPTGLSVMPGEYVRRSRRWAERRYADLVLFHEVERGGHFALLEQPGPLVDDIRATFRGR; this comes from the coding sequence ATGAGCGCCATCACCCCCTTCCACCTCGACGTCCCGCAGGCTGACCTCGACGACCTCCGCCGTCGGCTCCTCGCCACGCGCTGGCCCGAGCCGGAGACCGTCGGCGACACGTCGCAGGGCCCGCAGCTCGCCCGCATGCGCCGGTTCGTCGACCGCTGGGCGGACGGCTACGACTGGCGCCGCACGGAGGCGCTCCTGAACGCGTGGGGCCAGCACACGACCGAGGTCGACGGCCTCGACATCCACTTCCTGCACGTCCGCTCCCCCGAGCCGGGCGCGCGCCCGCTGATCCTCACGCACGGCTGGCCGGGCTCCGTCCTCGAGTTCCGGCACGCGATCGGCCCGCTCACGGATCCCGTCGCGCACGGCGGATCCGCCGAGGACGCCTTCCACCTGGTGATCCCGAGCCTCCCGGGCTTCGGCTTCTCGGGGAAGCCCGCGGCCACCGGCTGGGACGCGGCCCGCACCGCCCGCGCCTGGTCGGAGCTCATGCAACGGCTCGGCTACGACGCCTGGTACGCGCAGGGCGGCGACCTCGGCGCGACCGTCACGTCCGAGCTCGCGGCGCTCGAGGCCGCGGAGGGCATCGGGCTCCGCGCGATCCACCTGAACATGGCGCCCTTCATGCCGACGGACGACGAGATGCGCGACGCCACCGACGAGGAGCGGCGGATGATGGCGGAGACCGGCCGCTACTGGCAGGAGTTCTCCGGCTACTCGCAGATGATGTCGACCCGGCCGCAGACGGTGGGCTACGCGCTCCAGGACTCCCCCGTCGGCCTCGCCGCGTGGATCTACGCGATGTTCCAGGACGTCGGCGGATCCCACGACGAGCACGGCGACGCGGAGGCCCTCTTCCCGCTCGACGAGATGATCGACGACGTGATGCTGCACTGGCTGCCCGGCACGGCGGCCTCCGCGGCCCGCTTCTACTGGGAGTCGGCACGCGGCGGCTGGGCGACGCCCGGCACCGTCGAGGAGCCGATCACGGTGCCGACCGGGCTCAGCGTCATGCCGGGCGAGTACGTGCGCCGCTCGCGCCGCTGGGCCGAGCGCCGCTACGCCGACCTCGTGCTCTTCCACGAGGTCGAGCGCGGCGGGCACTTCGCGCTGCTCGAGCAGCCGGGGCCGCTGGTGGACGACATCCGGGCGACGTTCCGCGGGCGCTGA
- a CDS encoding Hsp20/alpha crystallin family protein, producing the protein MNMTFDPFRELDRAMGALAETRQPNRPMPIDLHREGDTYVLAADLPGIDPGSVDIDVDGQLLTIRAERTLAGDQDVRWLARERVAGTFLRQLTLGQGIDTERISAHYANGVLSVTIPVSERAKPRKIQVTSDEPQGQEGRTLKVEQAAPVAS; encoded by the coding sequence ATGAACATGACCTTCGATCCGTTCCGCGAGCTGGACCGCGCCATGGGCGCCCTGGCCGAGACCCGCCAGCCCAACCGGCCCATGCCGATCGACCTGCACCGCGAGGGCGACACCTACGTGCTGGCCGCCGACCTGCCCGGCATCGACCCGGGATCCGTCGACATCGACGTGGACGGCCAGCTGCTGACCATCCGCGCGGAGCGCACGCTGGCGGGCGACCAGGACGTCCGCTGGCTCGCACGGGAGCGCGTCGCCGGCACCTTCCTCCGCCAGCTGACGCTCGGCCAGGGCATCGACACCGAGCGCATCTCGGCGCACTACGCCAACGGCGTGCTCAGCGTCACCATCCCGGTGAGCGAGCGGGCGAAGCCCCGCAAGATCCAGGTGACCTCCGACGAGCCGCAGGGCCAGGAGGGCCGCACGCTGAAGGTCGAGCAGGCCGCGCCCGTCGCGAGCTGA
- a CDS encoding lysine N(6)-hydroxylase/L-ornithine N(5)-oxygenase family protein, which yields MSAASAPDRVHDVVAIGLGPANLGLACLADPLDLDLVVLERKPRFDWHPGMMLPTAHLQTPFLADLVTLADPTSRFSFLAYLKDTGRLYSFYIREDFFVLRSEYVAYCRWAAERARGIELDRDVRAISFDESCGAYVVESVDAAGTAHVHRGRNLVVGVGTPPWLPEAVRDLPGVVHSSGYLGAKDALQERDAITVVGSGQSAAEIYRDLLEDVDSRGYRLDWITRSPRFFPLEYTRLTLEMTSPEYSDHFFGLPADARDVLLRDQRNLYKGIDSELIADVFHTLYRKRLAFDALRAEGRLAAGGDAGSGVPTRLLTNAEVVSARPTADGGAVLGLRHAETGAEREWPTGAVIMASGYDARAPRILDGLGDRVHRDARGRLDVAREHTVDDDGTLFVQNAEVHTHGFVAPDLGMTAHRNSRILRAITGREPYPVEERIAFQEFGLPDGAPAAGSGVLA from the coding sequence ATGAGCGCCGCCTCCGCCCCCGACCGCGTCCACGACGTCGTCGCGATCGGCCTCGGCCCCGCGAACCTCGGCCTCGCCTGCCTCGCGGATCCGCTCGACCTCGACCTCGTCGTGCTCGAGCGGAAGCCCCGCTTCGACTGGCACCCCGGCATGATGCTGCCGACCGCGCACCTGCAGACGCCGTTCCTCGCCGACCTCGTGACGCTCGCGGATCCGACCTCGCGGTTCTCGTTCCTCGCGTACCTCAAGGACACCGGGCGGCTGTACTCCTTCTACATCCGCGAGGACTTCTTCGTGCTGCGCAGCGAGTACGTCGCGTACTGCCGGTGGGCGGCCGAGCGCGCGCGGGGGATCGAGCTCGATCGCGACGTGCGGGCGATCTCCTTCGACGAGTCCTGCGGCGCGTACGTCGTCGAGTCGGTCGACGCGGCGGGCACCGCGCACGTGCACCGCGGGCGGAACCTGGTGGTCGGCGTCGGCACGCCGCCGTGGCTCCCCGAGGCCGTCCGCGACCTGCCGGGCGTCGTGCACAGCTCCGGCTACCTCGGCGCCAAGGACGCGCTGCAGGAGCGGGACGCGATCACGGTGGTCGGCAGCGGGCAGAGCGCCGCGGAGATCTACCGCGACCTCCTCGAGGACGTGGACTCCCGCGGCTACCGGCTCGACTGGATCACGCGCTCGCCGCGGTTCTTCCCGCTCGAGTACACGCGCCTCACGCTCGAGATGACGAGCCCGGAGTACAGCGACCACTTCTTCGGCCTGCCCGCGGATGCGCGCGACGTGCTGCTGCGCGATCAGCGGAACCTCTACAAGGGGATCGACTCGGAGCTGATCGCCGACGTGTTCCACACGCTGTACCGGAAGCGGCTCGCGTTCGACGCGCTGCGGGCGGAGGGGCGGCTCGCGGCCGGCGGCGACGCGGGATCCGGCGTGCCCACCCGCCTGCTCACCAACGCGGAGGTCGTGTCGGCGCGCCCGACCGCGGACGGCGGCGCGGTCCTCGGGCTGCGGCACGCGGAGACGGGCGCGGAGCGCGAGTGGCCGACGGGCGCGGTGATCATGGCGAGCGGCTACGACGCACGGGCCCCGCGGATCCTCGACGGGCTCGGCGACCGCGTGCACCGCGACGCGCGCGGCCGGCTCGACGTGGCGCGCGAGCACACGGTCGACGACGACGGCACGCTCTTCGTGCAGAACGCGGAGGTGCACACGCACGGCTTCGTCGCGCCCGACCTCGGGATGACCGCGCACCGGAACTCGCGGATCCTGCGCGCGATCACGGGGCGGGAGCCCTACCCGGTGGAGGAGCGGATCGCGTTCCAGGAGTTCGGGCTGCCCGACGGCGCGCCGGCCGCCGGATCGGGGGTGCTCGCGTGA
- a CDS encoding MarR family winged helix-turn-helix transcriptional regulator, which produces MTSSAAHRDRHRADPDVDASGIDWGSGGIETQFGWSIQAVYQGFVRTAQTAVADVPGGPRGYQVLVAITTEEPSSQLALAQRLGIDKTQMTYVIDALAAGGHVERQPHPSDRRIRQVVATDSGRALLGSARIALHDVEEALMRDLAPDERTALRRLLARVALGTGDAEGAGTGHPDVARLEQPVAAPHRSRRPARRTTPDGEPA; this is translated from the coding sequence ATGACCTCCTCCGCCGCGCACCGCGACCGCCACCGCGCCGATCCCGACGTGGACGCCTCGGGCATCGACTGGGGCTCCGGCGGCATCGAGACGCAGTTCGGCTGGTCCATCCAGGCCGTCTACCAGGGCTTCGTCCGCACCGCGCAGACCGCCGTCGCCGACGTGCCGGGCGGCCCACGCGGGTACCAGGTGCTCGTCGCGATCACCACGGAGGAGCCGTCGTCGCAGCTCGCGCTCGCGCAGCGGCTCGGCATCGACAAGACGCAGATGACGTACGTGATCGACGCGCTCGCCGCGGGCGGGCACGTCGAGCGGCAGCCCCACCCGAGCGACCGGCGGATCCGGCAGGTCGTCGCGACCGACTCCGGACGCGCCCTCCTCGGGTCGGCTCGCATCGCGCTCCACGACGTGGAGGAGGCCCTGATGCGCGACCTCGCGCCCGACGAGCGCACGGCGCTCCGTCGCCTCCTCGCGCGCGTCGCCCTCGGCACCGGCGACGCGGAAGGCGCCGGCACCGGCCACCCCGACGTCGCGCGGCTCGAGCAGCCCGTCGCCGCCCCCCACCGCTCGCGCCGCCCGGCGCGCCGCACCACCCCAGATGGAGAACCCGCATGA
- a CDS encoding pyridoxal phosphate-dependent decarboxylase family protein — protein MTLSPHAALPSDQTLADSRADPLAADADPAAELFSDRSLPGWDAALRAAAAHVRTAARRADGPFTGITPDRLRGSFAGLDLDRPLGGLDDALDELDDLYLRDAVWFHDPSYVAHLNCPILIPAIAGELILSSVNTSMDTWDQSAGATLIERALVDWTAGRAGLGDDADGVFTSGGSQSNLQALLVARDEAAAVHGLAMADRQRMRILVSDVGHFSVEKSARILGLAPDAVIRVPADDAKRMRVDALERELARCYAAGLLPVAVVATAGTTDFGSVDPLPAIGNVCRREGIWLHVDAAYGGGLLTSLRHRHLLDGIERADSVTVDYHKTFFQPVSSSALIVRDGRTLRHATLHADYLNPADRAHEEIPNQVDKSLQTTRRFDALKLWLTLRTVGADGVGRMLDDVIALADRTWSALRRDPALDVVVRPEISTLVFRYVPAGERDGCAGPDAGVRSDAVNRGIRQAIQDSGRAMVAATRVDGRAHLKLTLLNPATTDAHIAEILGMVVEAGDALDAGLDEAARATAAEAGR, from the coding sequence ATGACCCTCTCCCCGCACGCCGCCCTCCCGTCCGACCAGACGCTCGCCGACTCCCGCGCCGACCCGCTCGCGGCCGACGCCGATCCCGCCGCCGAGCTGTTCTCCGACCGCTCGCTCCCCGGCTGGGACGCCGCCCTCCGCGCCGCCGCCGCCCACGTGCGCACGGCCGCCCGGCGTGCCGACGGCCCGTTCACCGGCATCACGCCCGACCGCCTCCGCGGGTCCTTCGCCGGGCTCGACCTGGACCGCCCGCTCGGCGGCCTCGACGACGCGCTCGACGAGCTCGACGACCTGTACCTCCGCGACGCCGTCTGGTTCCACGACCCGTCGTACGTCGCGCACCTCAACTGCCCGATCCTCATCCCGGCCATCGCGGGCGAGCTCATCCTCTCGAGCGTCAACACGTCGATGGACACGTGGGACCAGAGCGCGGGCGCGACCCTCATCGAGCGCGCCCTCGTCGACTGGACCGCGGGCCGCGCGGGCCTCGGCGACGACGCGGACGGCGTCTTCACGAGCGGCGGCAGTCAATCGAACCTGCAGGCGCTGCTCGTCGCCCGCGACGAGGCGGCGGCCGTGCACGGCCTGGCGATGGCCGACCGGCAGCGGATGCGGATCCTCGTGAGCGACGTCGGCCACTTCAGCGTCGAGAAGAGCGCCCGGATCCTCGGCCTCGCCCCCGACGCGGTCATCCGCGTGCCCGCGGACGATGCCAAGCGGATGCGCGTCGACGCCCTCGAGCGGGAGCTCGCGCGCTGCTACGCGGCAGGGCTCCTGCCCGTCGCCGTGGTCGCGACCGCCGGCACCACCGACTTCGGCAGCGTCGACCCGCTGCCCGCGATCGGCAACGTCTGCCGGCGCGAGGGGATCTGGCTGCACGTCGACGCGGCGTACGGCGGCGGGCTCCTCACCTCCCTCCGGCACCGGCACCTGCTCGACGGGATCGAGCGGGCCGACTCCGTGACCGTCGACTACCACAAGACCTTCTTCCAGCCGGTGAGCTCCAGCGCCCTGATCGTGCGCGACGGCCGCACGCTCCGGCACGCGACCCTGCACGCCGACTACCTGAACCCGGCGGACCGCGCGCACGAGGAGATCCCGAACCAGGTCGACAAGTCGCTGCAGACCACGCGGCGCTTCGACGCCCTGAAGCTCTGGCTCACGCTGCGGACGGTGGGCGCCGACGGGGTGGGGCGGATGCTCGACGACGTGATCGCGCTGGCCGACCGCACGTGGTCGGCGCTGCGGCGGGATCCGGCGCTCGACGTGGTGGTGCGGCCCGAGATCAGCACGCTCGTGTTCCGGTACGTGCCGGCGGGGGAGCGGGACGGATGCGCGGGGCCGGACGCGGGGGTGCGCTCCGACGCCGTCAACCGCGGCATCCGCCAGGCGATCCAGGACTCCGGCCGGGCGATGGTCGCGGCCACCCGCGTGGACGGCCGCGCGCACCTCAAGCTCACGCTGCTCAACCCGGCGACCACCGACGCGCACATCGCCGAGATCCTGGGGATGGTCGTGGAGGCGGGCGACGCGCTCGACGCCGGTCTGGACGAGGCGGCGCGCGCGACCGCCGCGGAGGCCGGCCGATGA
- a CDS encoding NmrA family NAD(P)-binding protein has translation MSTPIPASPASAPVVVAGATGDIGRRIVRELLAVGARVRVLTRPGSTAAAQAWGDDPRVEVVEAAYTDRAGLIRAVAGARVVVSAVSGARAVIVGAQRALLAATVEAGVPRFIPSDYSADYRRVTPGSNRNFELRREFAADVDAAPVRATSVLIGAFADMLTGQAPIVLFDRRRVLYWSSADQVLDFTSKDDTARVTALVALDDDAPRVVEVAGDRVTARDIARTMTELTGTPFALQWAGSTGVLSTASKAMRRVARDEQETFPAWQGMQYLVSMYSGEAELLHVDRERFGEHAWTTVRDVLAAHVAERGAASPA, from the coding sequence ATGAGCACCCCGATCCCCGCTTCCCCCGCATCCGCCCCCGTCGTCGTCGCCGGCGCGACGGGCGACATCGGCCGCCGCATCGTCCGCGAGCTGCTCGCCGTCGGCGCGCGCGTCCGCGTCCTCACCCGGCCCGGCAGCACCGCGGCCGCCCAGGCGTGGGGCGACGACCCGCGCGTCGAGGTCGTCGAGGCCGCCTACACCGACCGGGCCGGGCTGATCCGCGCGGTCGCCGGCGCGCGCGTCGTCGTCTCCGCCGTCAGCGGGGCCCGCGCCGTGATCGTGGGGGCGCAGCGCGCGCTCCTCGCGGCGACCGTCGAGGCCGGGGTGCCGCGCTTCATCCCCTCGGACTACTCCGCCGACTACCGCCGGGTCACGCCCGGCAGCAACCGCAACTTCGAGCTGCGGCGCGAGTTCGCGGCCGACGTCGACGCGGCCCCCGTGCGCGCCACCTCGGTGCTCATCGGCGCCTTCGCGGACATGCTCACGGGGCAGGCGCCCATCGTGCTGTTCGACCGCCGCCGCGTCCTCTACTGGTCGTCGGCGGACCAGGTGCTCGACTTCACCTCCAAGGACGACACGGCCCGCGTGACGGCGCTCGTCGCGCTCGACGACGACGCGCCCCGCGTGGTCGAGGTCGCGGGCGATCGGGTCACGGCGCGCGACATCGCGCGGACCATGACCGAGCTCACCGGGACGCCCTTCGCCCTCCAGTGGGCGGGATCCACCGGCGTCCTCTCGACGGCCAGCAAGGCCATGCGCCGCGTCGCGCGCGACGAGCAGGAGACGTTCCCGGCCTGGCAGGGGATGCAGTACCTCGTGAGCATGTACAGCGGCGAGGCGGAGCTCCTCCACGTCGACCGCGAGCGGTTCGGCGAGCACGCGTGGACGACCGTCCGGGACGTGCTGGCCGCGCACGTCGCCGAGCGCGGCGCCGCGTCCCCCGCGTAG
- a CDS encoding SDR family oxidoreductase: MTDHARPVALVTGATRGIGRAVAEDLARTHRVIVHGRDRAAVDALAASLPDAVGWAADLAGGGLADLVPELDRLDVLVHSAGVIGGDAVSETPVDEWRRVFEVNVFAVAEVTRVLLPALRAAKGQVVLVNSGSGFTANPTGGVYAGSKFALRALGDALREEERPHGVRVSSVHPGRVATDMQRELRAKEGGEYDEARYLEPASVARAVRLVVDQTRDGTLESVSLRPFGG; encoded by the coding sequence ATGACCGACCACGCCCGCCCCGTCGCCCTCGTCACCGGGGCCACCCGCGGCATCGGCCGCGCCGTCGCCGAGGACCTCGCGCGCACGCACCGCGTCATCGTCCACGGCCGCGACCGCGCCGCCGTCGACGCGCTCGCCGCCTCCCTGCCGGACGCCGTCGGCTGGGCCGCCGACCTCGCCGGGGGCGGCCTCGCCGACCTCGTGCCCGAGCTCGACCGCCTCGACGTGCTCGTCCACTCCGCCGGCGTGATCGGCGGCGACGCCGTGTCCGAGACGCCCGTCGACGAGTGGCGCCGCGTCTTCGAGGTCAACGTCTTCGCCGTCGCCGAGGTGACCCGCGTGCTCCTCCCCGCGCTCCGGGCGGCGAAGGGCCAGGTCGTGCTCGTCAACTCCGGATCCGGCTTCACGGCCAACCCCACGGGCGGCGTCTACGCGGGATCCAAGTTCGCCCTCCGCGCCCTCGGCGACGCCCTTCGCGAGGAGGAGCGGCCGCACGGCGTGCGCGTCTCGAGCGTGCACCCGGGCCGCGTCGCCACCGACATGCAGCGCGAGCTCCGCGCCAAGGAGGGCGGCGAGTACGACGAGGCGCGCTACCTCGAGCCCGCCTCCGTCGCGCGCGCCGTGCGCCTCGTCGTCGACCAGACCCGCGACGGCACGCTCGAGTCGGTGTCGCTGCGCCCGTTCGGCGGCTGA